Proteins from one Acidobacteriota bacterium genomic window:
- a CDS encoding GTP-binding protein, whose translation MGKEKFERTKPHVNVGTIGHVDHGKTTLTAAITTVLASQGLAETVA comes from the coding sequence ATGGGTAAGGAAAAGTTTGAGCGCACAAAGCCGCACGTGAACGTGGGTACGATCGGTCACGTCGATCACGGTAAGACGACGTTGACGGCGGCGATCACGACGGTGTTGGCCTCTCAGGGTCTTGCGGAGACGGTGGCCT
- the fusA gene encoding elongation factor G gives MARKVPLPKTRNIGIMAHIDAGKTTTTERILFYTGVNYKIGEVHEGTATMDWMAQEQERGITITSAATQCSWNDYLINIIDTPGHVDFTAEVERSLRVLDGAVAVFDAVAGVEPQSETVWRQADGYRVPRIAFVNKMDRVGADFDRTIDMMKSRLGAKPVALQIPWGAEDRMQGVIDLIRMKGILYKTETMGADYELVDIPEELAAEALKRREEMVEAVAETDDALLEKYLSGEEVTDDELKEALRRATIANSLQPVLCGTAFKNKGVQPLLDAVVDYLPSPVDVPPVEGTEPGEETVVTRPSSDDEPFSALVFKIMTDPFVGQLAFFRVYSGSIESGTAVLNVNRGKKERLGRILKMHANKREEISVVYAGDIAAAVGLKDVTTGDTICDSNAPVVLESMSFPEPVISVSIEPKTKADQEKLSVALGKLTKEDPTFRVHTDPDTGQTLISGMGELHLEIITDRLVREFNVGANIGKPQVAYKETITREAEGEGRFVRQSGGRGQFGHAKIRIRPVEGDEFVFNNKIVGGVIPREYIKPVEQGIREAMESGPLAGYPITGLEVDLYDGSFHDVDSSEMAFKVAGSMAFQDGSKKAKPVLMEPIMAVEVVTPEEYMGDVIGDITSRRGRVQQMEARANSQVITCRVPLSEMFGYATDLRSVTQGRANYTMQFASYEQAPKSVSEELVAKAAG, from the coding sequence ATGGCACGCAAAGTACCCCTGCCCAAGACGCGCAACATCGGCATCATGGCCCACATCGATGCGGGCAAGACGACGACGACGGAGCGCATCCTTTTCTACACGGGCGTCAACTACAAGATCGGTGAGGTCCACGAGGGCACCGCCACGATGGACTGGATGGCCCAGGAGCAGGAGCGGGGCATCACCATCACCTCGGCGGCTACCCAGTGCAGCTGGAACGACTATCTGATCAACATCATCGATACGCCGGGACACGTCGACTTCACCGCCGAGGTGGAGCGCTCCCTGCGCGTGTTGGACGGTGCCGTGGCGGTGTTCGATGCGGTGGCCGGAGTCGAGCCCCAGTCCGAGACGGTATGGCGTCAGGCGGACGGTTATCGGGTGCCTCGCATCGCCTTCGTCAACAAGATGGATCGCGTCGGAGCCGACTTCGATCGCACCATCGACATGATGAAGTCGCGGCTCGGTGCCAAGCCGGTGGCCCTGCAGATTCCTTGGGGCGCCGAGGATCGTATGCAGGGGGTCATCGACCTGATCCGCATGAAGGGCATTCTGTACAAGACCGAGACCATGGGGGCCGACTACGAGTTGGTCGACATCCCCGAGGAACTGGCGGCGGAGGCCCTGAAGCGCCGTGAGGAGATGGTCGAGGCGGTGGCCGAGACGGACGATGCCCTGCTCGAGAAGTATCTCTCCGGCGAAGAGGTGACGGATGACGAGCTCAAGGAAGCGCTGCGCCGGGCGACCATCGCCAACAGCCTGCAGCCGGTGCTTTGCGGCACCGCCTTCAAGAACAAGGGCGTGCAGCCGCTGCTCGATGCGGTGGTGGACTACCTGCCGTCGCCGGTCGACGTGCCGCCGGTGGAGGGCACCGAGCCGGGCGAGGAGACGGTAGTCACCCGTCCTTCTTCCGACGATGAGCCCTTCTCGGCCCTGGTCTTCAAGATCATGACCGACCCCTTCGTCGGTCAGCTCGCCTTCTTCCGCGTCTACTCCGGCTCGATCGAGTCCGGAACTGCGGTGCTCAACGTCAACCGCGGCAAGAAAGAGCGTCTCGGCCGCATCCTCAAGATGCACGCCAACAAGCGCGAAGAGATCTCGGTGGTCTACGCCGGCGACATCGCCGCCGCCGTCGGCCTCAAGGACGTCACCACCGGCGACACCATCTGTGATTCGAATGCGCCGGTCGTGCTCGAGTCGATGAGCTTCCCGGAGCCGGTGATCTCGGTGTCCATCGAGCCCAAGACCAAGGCCGACCAAGAAAAGCTCAGCGTCGCCCTCGGCAAGCTCACCAAGGAAGACCCGACCTTCCGGGTGCACACCGACCCGGATACCGGCCAGACCTTGATCTCCGGCATGGGCGAGCTGCACCTCGAGATCATCACCGATCGTCTGGTGCGCGAGTTCAACGTCGGCGCCAACATCGGCAAGCCGCAGGTCGCCTACAAGGAGACCATCACGCGCGAGGCCGAGGGCGAAGGCCGTTTCGTGCGTCAGAGCGGCGGTCGCGGCCAGTTCGGCCACGCCAAGATTCGCATCCGCCCGGTCGAGGGCGACGAGTTCGTCTTCAACAACAAGATCGTCGGCGGCGTGATCCCGCGGGAGTACATCAAGCCGGTGGAGCAGGGCATCCGCGAGGCGATGGAGTCTGGCCCCCTGGCGGGATACCCGATCACCGGCCTCGAGGTCGACCTGTACGACGGCTCTTTCCACGATGTCGACTCGTCCGAGATGGCCTTCAAGGTCGCTGGCTCGATGGCTTTCCAGGATGGCAGCAAGAAGGCCAAGCCGGTGCTGATGGAGCCGATCATGGCGGTCGAGGTGGTCACCCCGGAGGAGTACATGGGGGACGTCATCGGCGACATCACCTCGCGTCGCGGACGGGTGCAACAGATGGAAGCGCGGGCCAACTCGCAGGTCATCACCTGCCGGGTGCCGCTGTCGGAAATGTTCGGTTATGCCACGGACCTGCGTTCGGTCACCCAGGGCCGAGCCAACTACACGATGCAGTTCGCTTCGTACGAGCAGGCTCCGAAGAGTGTCAGTGAGGAGCTGGTGGCAAAGGCCGCCGGCTGA